A genomic window from Motacilla alba alba isolate MOTALB_02 chromosome 2, Motacilla_alba_V1.0_pri, whole genome shotgun sequence includes:
- the LOC119698081 gene encoding LOW QUALITY PROTEIN: serine/threonine-protein kinase SBK2-like (The sequence of the model RefSeq protein was modified relative to this genomic sequence to represent the inferred CDS: inserted 2 bases in 1 codon) has translation MGTGRSVTLSPVAPGSPLRLLAQAEPGXAAARGARQSRLAGCPALLEKHSAMAESSAVTAAVPERAAPTKLEELLEITAQSLVRAEVAEHYEVVRELGRGKYGHVMLVTHRQRGTPMALKLLPKASTKLHTFLYEYCVALSLATHPAIIGMFGIAIESSQYYGFLYEPALHKDLISIIKPRDGIPEPAAKQCAKQLVSALEFIHSRGLVYRDIKPENVLLFDPDCRLVKLTDFGLTRPKGTKLKLVAGVIPYTAPELSNTADAQGVPIDSSMDAWAFGVLLFCLLTGYFPWEQSLPEDPFFEDFMQWQETGLEKDVPRHWKRLTAEAAGMLRSLLALDPAKRGPVSGVLRYVDCPWRLEDGRSEEAAVKS, from the exons ATGGGGACGGGGCGGAGCGTCACGCTCAGCCCCGTAGCGCCTGGCAGCCCCCTGCGGCTGCTGGCGCAGGCTGagcccgg ggccgcggcgAGGGGAGCGAGGCAGTCGCGGCTGGCTGGCTGTCCTGCGCTGCTGGAGAAG CACTCAGCGATGGCCGAGAGCTCAGCTGTGACCGCAGCAGTGCCGGAGAGAGCAGCACCAACCAAGCTAGAGGAGCTCCTGGAGATAACCGCTCAGAGCCTGGTGCGCGCCGAGGTGGCTGAGCACTATGAGGTTGTTcgggagctgggcaggggcaaGTATGGCCATGTGATGCTAGTGACCCACAGGCAGAGAG GGACTCCTATGGCTCTCAAGCTGCTACCCAAAGCCAGTACCAAGCTGCACACCTTCCTGTATGAGTATTGTGTAGCACTGTCCCTCGCCACACACCCTGCCATCATCGGCATGTTCGGAATTGCCATTGAGTCCAGCCAGTACTATGGCTTCCTCTATGAACCAGCGCTGCACAAAGACCTTATCTCTATCATCAAACCCCGC GATGGGATCCCTGAGCCAGCCGCAAAGCAGTGTGCCAAGCAGCTCGTCAGCGCGCTGGAGTTCATCCACAGCCGGGGGCTGGTGTACCGCGACATCAAGCCCGAGAACGTGCTGCTTTTTGATCCCGACTGCCGGCTCGTCAAACTCACTGACTTCGGCCTCACGAGGCCCAAGGGTACCAAGCTCAAGCTGGTGGCCGGGGTAATCCCCTACACTGCCCCCGAGCTGAGCAACACTGCTGATGCCCAGGGGGTGCCCATCGACAGCAGCATGGATGCCTGGGCCTTCGGggtgctgcttttctgcctgctgACCGGCTActtcccctgggagcagagcctgccagAGGACCCTTTCTTTGAGGACTTCATGCAGTGGCAGGAGACAGGCCTAGAAAAGGACGTGCCCCGGCACTGGAAGCGCCTGACGGCCGAGGCTGCCGGCATGCTGCGGAGCCTGCTGGCTCTAGATCCCGCCAAGCGTGGCCCCGTCAGCGGGGTGCTGCGCTATGTCGACTGCCCTTGGCGGCTGGAGGATGGGCGCAGTGAGGAGGCTGCTGTGAAGTCCTAG